ACCCTTCCCGGGCCCGGACCCTGCACAGAGGGGCTGGGGAATGGCCTGGGGAAGGTTGTGCCAGCTCCGACGTTGGCGAGACCGAAGCCTGGGGACGCCCACGAggtgccagccccggggcagcggccgcgCATCAGCCCCGTGCCCAGCGCCGCCGGCCGTGCCGAGCTGCCCGCCTTGGCTCGCACCCTGACCTGCCCCATCGCCTCTGGCTCCCGGCTCAGCAGCTCCGTTTGCTTAACGAGGAGGTCTGGATTTTCCCCACAATTTGAGCCCTTGATACAGCTAAGAAAACAGAGCTGTGTTTGACTAATCCCAGTGACCTCTGCCGAGCCCCCGCGCTGCCCTGCCTCCGCAGCTGACAGCGGGAGAAGTCGCTTATTTAATCTCAGCTCCCAGCGCTCTGCAGGAAGCCCACAGCATCTTTCTCGGCTGTCACCGGGTCTctggaggagccgtgccccgagGCAGGCTCCCACAGCCCCGCTCAGACCCTGaagccaggcagggaagccccaGGGAGGCTCTGATGGGGTCAGGGCTCTGCAACCCCCGTCTGGCACCCCGGAGGGTCCCGTCACAACCCACCAGGTCCCCAGCGCTCACCTGAGTCTGATTTCTTGGCGTACTTCTTGCTCTGCCCACGGATGATGAGCACGAAGACGAGCAGGAGAATGAAGATGAGCCCCACCAAGGCGATGACCACCAGGAACCACCACTCCTCGTAGAAcgggttggctttctgggctggggcacagcagggagtgtcagagggaaatgggaattgggggggggggcaaaccaGTATGGATGGGGACACCCCACTGCAGGGCATGGGGTCACCTTGGGGAACTTTGTGAGACCTGGATCCACATGAGGAAGCAGGTCAAAAGGGGGTAATGGGGGGCTTTGCAGGGGGAGTGCTGGCAGATGCTGCTGGCAGCGGGATGTGGGGCTCTGCAGGAGCCAGGCAGTGTTGGGGAGCTGGGTTTCAGCGATGGCCGTGGGAACAGAGCAACACTGGGACTCTCCCTCCGGCACAGGGGGTGACAGCATCCCCCGGGGACACGCGCACGCTTGTCCCTGCCGGCTACCTGACACGGAGGGGGAAGGCGTGCTGGGGGTCCCGTAGCCGTAGTCGTTCACGGCGATGACACGGAAGTCGTAGCTGACCCCCTGCTTGAGGATGTCCATGCTGAAGGTGTAGGAGGTCACCTCCTTGGGGATGTCTTTGATGAGGATGTCCCAGAGCCCCTCGTCTGGAAGAGAGCAggggcctgggagcagggcactgGCTCCGCAGGAGAGACTGATCGCCCTCCATCCCGGAGCGTGCGCCGTCCGCCATCTGCCCGGCCCTCCCGGCCCCGTCAGGCACCGAGCTCGCTCGCCGCAGCGTCATTAAAAAGCCGCAGGGACGCACGCGGCTGCTCGATCGCCTGCCCCGCTCGCGGCCGAGGGCAAggcagctccctggggaccgGCTCCCACCGCAGCCCCAGGGGAGCGGCACCGGCCCCCGCCAGCGATCGATTGGGTCGTCTGAGCTCTGCGGCAGCGAGAAATCGTTAACTcggggctgcaggagagagcCCGGCCGTGGCTGCTGGCTccctgccgcggggctggggagtcccggctgccagccctgcctgcacaggAGCAGGGTCCCCCTGTTTGGGGACAACCTTGGTGCCCCCCTCGCCTGGCTGATGGAGCACCGGGATCTCCGTGCCATGTtctgtaacaggctgcccagggaagtggtggagtccccatccctggaggggttcagacactgtggggatgtggcacctggggacatggtttagcaggcatgggggggttggCGTGATGGTTGGAcccgatgatcttagaggtcttttccaacctcaatgattctgtgactctacgAGAGCAGCAGCATCGACCGGTGCTGCTCCGCGGCTCGCCAGCCGCTttccatcagccccagtctgcacCCACAGAACGGTCCTCATGGACTGGCACACGGCCGACAGCGCAGACACCCAGATCCCAATCCCCAATCCAGCCCGTCAGGTGGCCTAGGAGAGGTCAGCggtccctgcctcagtttccccttctcctgaacccaaggcactgctggcacagaggtggggatggaaagcagagaggagctgcagtACCTGAAGGACGGGCTTCGATGACGTATCTGGTGATGGGCCCTTGGCCAGGGTCCCCGCTCGACCAGTGGATGGTGATAGCCGAGCCGTAGCGGGAGATGAAGGGCTcaccggggggaccgggggcACCTGGGgacccagagcagagctggaggcaTGGGCAGGGGGGTCCAAACTGGCATGCAGCCATGCCAGCCCTGGTGTCACTGGGGGAACTGTCCCCACCGCACCTCCTCCTTTGACTCGGCACGCAACCCCGCGTGTCCCCCCCTACCTTCCCCAGGCCCCGTGGTGATGTTCGCCTCAACGTCTGGCCCATAGGCGAAGGTTCTGGCCCGGATCCGGAACCGATACGTCACGCCCTCGGCCAGGTCCTTCACCTTCATCCACAGCGGGCTGTTCCCCTTCACGTCCACTGTCACAATCTTGCTGACGCCTGCGGGGATGGAGACTGAGCAGGGTCCTCCCCGGagtcccccccagctccccgcagcaccccggccgTGCCCTCACCGTCCACAGGCATGCAGGGCTCGTAGACCAGCCTGTAGCCCTCGAGGATGCCGTTGGGCAGCGGCGGTGGCTCCCAGGACACATTCACCGACGTGGTGGTCAGCTCACTGAACCGGATGGAGccgggggcactgggggctgtggggaACGGGACGGCCGCCGTCAGCTCAGCGCTCACGGGGGACATCCCCAGCGCCGAGCTggcccctctccctgccttcaCCCTAGTGGGCTGGGGCACTGGTCATCACCATCTCACTCCACCCTGGTGCCACCTCACTGTGCCCCTGTCCCCGTTGCAGCACACACCCTGCCAGGGCACCATACACAGCTAGGAGAACGAGTGTCCTCCTTGGGTCCTCAAGACCTTCATTCTCCTCAAGCCTCAGCAAAGACCTTCACCTCCGTGTCCCCGCAACCCACAAACGCTGGGGGGTAAGCCCAGAGCTTCAGCgggagcagaagccagcacagagctgggatGAAGGGGCACCAGACGGGCTTCGTCGGAGCTGGACCCCTGGAGACACCTCCCCACAGAGCCCAGGGGCAGGAGGGTCTGGATGCGACCGAGCCGAGGGCTGGGGGCAGCCGTGCCACGGGCCCCACCTGCCTGCTGCGTCCGCCCCTggaccggggggctgcggggcccgtcTCCCGCGGCGTTGAAGGCAGCAACGCTGACCCAGTACGAGGTGTACCCCGTCAGGTTCTTCAGCTTCACCCCGTTCTCGGGCAGGAAGAGCGTCTTCACCCGGGCGCTCTCGTTCTGGCGCTGGGCCTCCCAGAAGTGgacctgcaggaggaggagggggcatGGAGACCTGGGTGGTGCACGGATCCGGCCCATCTTGCCTTCCCCCAGGCCCTTGGCTGTGTCCAAACACCCCACGGAGCCCTGCCCGGGCTCCGGAGCCCCTGTCCCAGCGTGGCTGGGAGCTCTGAGCGTGCCAGACGGAAAGGAACTCCAGGCTGTGCCGGGCATCAGACATGGCTCAGGGCTCAGGGCCCAGCATCGCCGCGCCACAGACCCCAGCGTGCTGAGGTCACCTTCGAGCAGTGTCTGAATCTCAAAGGacagggatgaggaggaggaaggtggccaAGGAGGTGCCTAGAgcatggggctgggcagcctggcagCACCCCGCTGCATCACGGCGGCATCCTGCCTGCATCCCGGGAACACCCCGCTGCATCTCGGCAGCATCCCAGCAGCACCCTGTCAGCACCCCAGCTGCATCCTGGCTGCACCCCACTGCATCCCGGCTGCACCCTGGCACATCCCTGCTGCACCGTGTCAGCACCCCGGCAGCATCCCAGCTGCATTCCGGCTgcatcccaccagcaccccacTGCATCCCATCAGCACCCCGGCTGAACCCCATCAGCATcctgctgcatcccagcagcaccccactgcatcccagcagcatcctggctgcaTTCCAGAAGCACCCCACTgcatcccagcagcatcccagtgcatcccagcagcaccccactgcATCCCGTCAGCATCCCGTCAGCATCCCAGCAGCATCCCGGCAGCATCCCAGTGCATCCCAGCAGCATCCCGGCGCATCCCGGGGCCGAGGGCGCCACCTGCCGCCCCGCGGCCGCTCAGCACCGGGACGGGACACCGGGCACCTCCCCGGCATCTccccgggaccccctccccagcagcacgcCTAGCATCTCCCAGGGTGCGGAGTATCTCCTCGGCAcatccccccgagccccccagccccaccaccgcACCCAGCGTCTCCCCGAGGAGCTCAGCCCGCACCCcaggagcacccagcaccttcccAACACACCCAGTGCCCCGCCAGCCGCTCCCTGCGTCCCCCCCGGGCGCTGCCCCTGCTCGGTGCCAGCTCCCAGGCGACGAGGCGCGGTACCTTGTACCCCTGGATGTCCCCGTTCTGGCTCTCGGCGGGTGGTGGCTCCCAGGTGACGTCCAGCTGGGTGGCAGTGGCTGCCTGCACGGCCACGTTCTGCGGCGCGCCGGTGGGCACTGTGTCGGAAGAGGGGGACAGGgtcacagccctgctgccaccAGAGTGGGGCAAAGCCCCTCTCGACACGGGGGGGCCTTCTCTCAGCAGAGGGGTGGGAGCGGGGTGTACCGGGGCAGCAGAGCCCCCTCCCCATGGCACCCAGCCACGGGCAGCCCCTCGCAAGGTCGTGCCGTGCCAGTGGACTCACCCGCTTCGCCCACGAAGACctcctggggggggctggggggaccctCGCCCACGGCGTTGTACACGCTCATGCGGATCTCATAGCGCCGATGCTTGCTCAGGTCTGCGGGGGGAGAAGGGGTCAGCGGGACCTCCCCTGCGGCTGGTgcgggggtcccgctcccccccAGGGGAGCCGGCAGAGCCCCCCTCGCTGGGGAAGAGCGTTGTGTCCCCAGGGAGCAACAGGAGCGGACAGGCAGAGGTGTCCCCATGGACGCAGTTCACCAGCACGGCACAGGGCGCGTGGTTCACCGGCACGGCACACGGCACGTGGTTCACCGGCACGGCACACGGCACGTGGTTCACCAGCACAGGGCATGCGGTTCTCCCATGGCACGGGGCATGCAGTTCACCGGCACGGGACATGTGGTTCACCCATGGCACAGGGGACATCGTTCACCCCATGGCACAGGGCACACAGTTCACCGGCACAAGGCACGCAGTTCTCCCATGGCATGGGGCATGCGGTTCACTGGCATGGGGCACGTGGTTCATCAGCACAGGACACGTGGTTCACCGGCATGGCACGGGGCATGTGGTTCACCGGCACAGGCATGCGGTTCTCCCACAGCATGAGGCATGCAGTTCACCGGCACAGGACATGCAGTTCACTGGCACAGGGCACGTGGTTCACCAGCACAGGGCATGTGGTTCACCCCACAGCATGGGCATGCAGAGGGCAGGGACACacgggggggtggcaggggggaggATGCAcgcggggaggggcagggggagcggggacTTACTGTCCAGCTCGTACTGGGTGAGGGAGACCTCGCTGAGGTTGTGCACGGCGTAGACGGCTGGGCGGCACGGGGCAGGGAGAGCAGGCGGCCGGTTAGTCCCGCAGGCGGCACGGGTGGGCTCCCGCCTCTGAGTGCCCACCCCAGCACGGCTGCCCGCCCCAGGGTGGGCCAGGGGTCCCCTGCAAGGCCCTGTCACCCCCGGGAGCCAACGGGGCTGGCACAGCATCGAGGAGCCTTTGCATCCTCCAGCCCCATCCCCTGCGCGGCACGAGCTGGGTCTGGGCATCAGGGTCTCCACGGGGGGTCCGACCACGGCGGAGAGCAGTGCATGGGGCAGGGTCCGCACTTGGGCTCTGCCCTCGTCACCCGTGTCCCTGCTGCCCTCAAAATGGATGCGACCCTGTTCCCTTCGGGGTCTGAGGACGGCAGCACAGCCGGACACACGCAGCACAGCGTCACACAGACACCCGCGTTAGGGACACGGGGGCTGAGCACAGCGACGCTGAGCCAGCAACATCGCAGACAAGCGTGCTTGGGACCACGAACCTGGTGGCACGAGGGGTCCCGTGACAGTTCCACGGGGCACAGCCCGACCCCGACAGCCCCAGGCTGGCACCCAGGAGAGGCAGTGGAGCCCAGGATGCTGCCCAGCCCCATCCCCCCACCCGCCACCCACGGGTCACCCCCCCAGCCACGCGTCCCCGGGCTCGGCAGGGCCACCAGCACTTACGGGTGAGCTCGGCCCACGTGGCGCCGGCGTTGCCGATGCCGCGCAGGGTGAAGCCGCGCAGGCTGTCGTACACCAGCTCCCGGTAGCGGAGGCGGAAACCCAGCAGGATCCCGTTGATCTTGTCCTCGgccgggggctgcgtggggaggacactgaggggctgctCCGACCCGGGACCCCCCGACACCCCGAGCTGGCCGTCCCCAGAACGCCTCGGTGCCACCTCCCACGGCGGAGGGGACAGTACCTGCCAGCGGATGAGCACCGAGGTGGTGGTGTGCGGGGTGACGGAGAGGATGGTGGGGGCTTCCTCCGGGGCTGAGGGGGTGAGAAGTGGGTGgtgaggctccagagctggcacGGGGGGATGCCCAGGCGGGTGGGCAcccgctctccctgccccaggagctgcagcccgCGCTGACccgcctgcagggtggtgagcgACTCGGACTCCTCGCTGTACTCGCTGTCCCCAATGTCATTTGTTGCCTTCACGCGGAACTTGTAGGAGGTGAAGGGCTTCAGCCTGCACGGGAGCGGGACGGGGATGGTGGGGCCCAGCGGGTGACCCCACAAGCCACTCTCCCTCCCACAGGGCACCCTGCTGCAAGCGCTTGCTGTCggacggggaaactgaggcacggggtcACCGCCCAAAGCAGCGCCCATCACCACCCCGGCACCGGCGAGGTCCGGCCCGCGCCTCACCTCTCCACCACGAAGGCGGTGGCATTGCGGCTGACGGAGGCAGAATGCGGCGCCCACTCGCCGTCGGGCAGCTCGCGGCTCTGCACCGTGTAGTAGCGGACGGGGGAGAGCCCGTCGCTGCCCGGCTCCCAGGAGAGCAGCACGCTGCGGGCTCGCACCTCCTCCTGCTGCGCCAGCGGcttcccggggggctgcgggcggtctGCGAGAGGCGAGGGGCTGGGAGCACCGCGGGCAAGCCACGGGCACCCCACAGCCTCCCGCCGCGGGCTGGATCACCCCACCGTTACCTCTCTTCTCCGTGGTCACCACGAGGGCTTCGGCCACCTCGCCCCAGCCCTTGCGCGTCTGCGCCGCGATGCGGAAGAGGTAGGTGGCCTCGGGCTGGAGGCCGGTGGCCGTGTACTGCCGGGCGCCGGGGTCCAGCACCTCGACGGCAGCGGCGTTGACCGCGGTGGTGTTGAGGCGGTGGGTGACCTGGTAGGCTGCGGGGGAAGGGAGCGGCACGGTGGGGCTGGTGGAGGGGACACCGTCTCGGTCCTGCCATGTCCCCCATCTCTGCATCTCCCACCCACGCACGGGGACAGCAACGAGGGGGGTTTGGCTCCTGGCACGGGGGAGCTCACGCACAGCTCGGGGGATCTCGGGGAGCTGCTCTCTGCCCCCACCCGCGTTGACCCCTGCTCCCACGGGGCACCTCTGCATCCCGCTGCGGAGCATCCCAGCGGGGCACAGCCAGGACCGGTCCCCACCTACCCAGGATGACGCCGTTGGGTGCCGCAGGCGGCTGCCAGACGAGCCGCACCGAGGTGGTCCTCACTTCGGGGAAGAGGATCCCCACGGGGGGCCCGGGCACTGGAGGGGGGGAGAGATGGCGGTCACCGGCGGGGGGCACGCGCGTGTGCAAAGTGCCGGGGCCCTGTGCACCAGGAACGAGAGCTCTGGGTGTCCCGGTCAGGGGGGAGAGGGATCGCCCCAGGGAACaaggatggaatgggatggggatgggggtggggtagggtgggatgggatggggatggggtgggatgggatggggtgggatggcatgggatggggTGGCATGACATGGCATggcatggggtgggatgggatggtaTGGGGTGGCATGGGGTGGGGAGGCCCTAGGCACCCAGGGGAACCCCCCCAGGCCATTCGGGTCTCTCCGCCCTTCCAGGTGCTGTCACCCACCATCATCCAGCGTCCGCTCGAGGATGGGGGGCCGGCTGGGCACGCCGTCGCCGATCCTGGTGAAGGCCAGCACCCGGACCTCGTACAGCGTGTACTTGCCCAGCCCGCTCAGCTGGGCGCTGCGGGAGGCATTGCCCTCCGCCAGCCAGAACCGGGCACGCGCGTCCGAGTCCTTCTCCTTGTACATCACCTGCGACAACGGACCCCGTGTGACACGGCCAGGCAGGGccacagcccctgggacccccgtggACCCCTCCAGGATGAAGCAGCGGGGCCAGGGCTGGCACAGATGGGCACCATCCCTTGGAGGTGGCACACCCGGGGACCTGGCAGTCCGCAGGGCGATCCCCACCAGGACAAGCCGTGATTCCCAGGTCCGCGGGTGAGGCTGGCGGGGCGCAGGCAGGCGCAGCGGCAGCGCCCGcgctgggctgggagctcaccttgTAGCCCAGGATGAGCCCGTTGCGGTCGGCCTCGGGGATGTCGCTCCAGCGGACCAGcatgctgctggaggaggtggccAGCGCTGAGACgttgctgggaccggaggaggGCACTGGACGGGGGGATGCGGGTGGGGGTCAGCGGCCGGATCCAGCCCGGGTGGGTGCCCGGTGCCGCGGGGTGGGCAGCGGTACCTGACTCCCGGGTGCGTCCCAGCACCGAGTGGCTCCAGGGTCCCGAGCCGATGGCGTTGAAGGCTTGGACCTGCACCCGGTACTCGGTCCACTCCTCCAGGTCCTCGATGGTGAACTCCCGCTCCACGCGGTCGCGGACGACGTGCAGCGCCGGCTGCCCTCGCCCGTCCGAGCGCGCGTACCGGACCTTGTAGCCCACGGCGTCGGGGTTCCCGTTGTAGTCCTGCTCCAGGAGGGGCTGGCAGAGACCAGCACCGTCACCCCCGAGCTCCCGCGGccaccccagctccatccccgcTCGGCTCCCCACCCTCCCGCCTGCCCCCCTGTGAGCACAGACCCCCCCGGAGCCGCGGTCC
Above is a window of Opisthocomus hoazin isolate bOpiHoa1 chromosome 21, bOpiHoa1.hap1, whole genome shotgun sequence DNA encoding:
- the SDK2 gene encoding protein sidekick-2 isoform X3, translating into MLVRWSDIPEADRNGLILGYKVMYKEKDSDARARFWLAEGNASRSAQLSGLGKYTLYEVRVLAFTRIGDGVPSRPPILERTLDDVPGPPVGILFPEVRTTSVRLVWQPPAAPNGVILAYQVTHRLNTTAVNAAAVEVLDPGARQYTATGLQPEATYLFRIAAQTRKGWGEVAEALVVTTEKRDRPQPPGKPLAQQEEVRARSVLLSWEPGSDGLSPVRYYTVQSRELPDGEWAPHSASVSRNATAFVVERLKPFTSYKFRVKATNDIGDSEYSEESESLTTLQAAPEEAPTILSVTPHTTTSVLIRWQPPAEDKINGILLGFRLRYRELVYDSLRGFTLRGIGNAGATWAELTPVYAVHNLSEVSLTQYELDNLSKHRRYEIRMSVYNAVGEGPPSPPQEVFVGEAVPTGAPQNVAVQAATATQLDVTWEPPPAESQNGDIQGYKVHFWEAQRQNESARVKTLFLPENGVKLKNLTGYTSYWVSVAAFNAAGDGPRSPPVQGRTQQAAPSAPGSIRFSELTTTSVNVSWEPPPLPNGILEGYRLVYEPCMPVDGVSKIVTVDVKGNSPLWMKVKDLAEGVTYRFRIRARTFAYGPDVEANITTGPGEGAPGPPGEPFISRYGSAITIHWSSGDPGQGPITRYVIEARPSDEGLWDILIKDIPKEVTSYTFSMDILKQGVSYDFRVIAVNDYGYGTPSTPSPSVSAQKANPFYEEWWFLVVIALVGLIFILLLVFVLIIRGQSKKYAKKSDSGNGSKATALSHGEMVSLDEGSFPALELNNRRLSVKNSFCRKNGIYTRSPPRPSPGSLHYSDEDVTKYNDLIPAESSSLTEKPSEVSDSQGSDSEYEVDPGHQKAHSFVNHYISDPTYYNSWRRQQKGISRAQAYSYTESDSGEPDHAPLSNSTSTQQGSLFRPKASRTPTPQTPANPPSQPGTLYRPPSSLAPGSRAPIAGFSSFV